One window of the Sandaracinaceae bacterium genome contains the following:
- a CDS encoding YfhL family 4Fe-4S dicluster ferredoxin has translation MSTYITDECINCGACEPECPNQAISEGEEIYVIDPDLCTECVGFYDHEACQAVCPVECCLPNPEHREEEPELAQKAIQLHPDDGDLKGRIASGDYPSRFRK, from the coding sequence ATGTCTACCTACATCACCGATGAATGCATCAACTGCGGCGCCTGCGAGCCGGAGTGCCCCAACCAGGCCATCAGCGAGGGCGAGGAGATCTACGTGATCGACCCCGACCTCTGCACCGAGTGCGTCGGTTTCTACGACCACGAGGCCTGCCAGGCGGTGTGTCCGGTCGAGTGCTGTCTGCCCAACCCCGAGCATCGCGAAGAGGAGCCGGAGCTGGCCCAGAAGGCCATCCAGCTTCACCCCGATGACGGTGACCTCAAGGGGCGCATCGCGTCGGGCGACTACCCGTCTCGCTTCCGCAAGTGA